Proteins encoded by one window of Streptomyces uncialis:
- a CDS encoding glycosyltransferase family 87 protein, translated as MTGTRTAPTALLVAALTVTLVLAFRDGDYHRDPAGLFGRYAVCWLLFAAAVWSLRRVPVRRTAAVVLLGGIVVTATGLTAQPRTSTDSYRYAWDGRVQAAGISPYDHPPRDPALAPLRDDWLFPSGAGCAGADRVRVPAPAGEIRCTRINRPAVLTIYPPVAEGYFLLVDVLSPDGSRHKPFQLGGALFSLGTTVALLLVLRGRGEVRWAAYWAWCPAVPIEAVNNAHVDALGALLTVVALGIVTSHRCWGGALLGLAVTTKLLPVLAVPGALGGVRRIRTAAAVLLSGAAVTAAVYLPYALVSHGSVLGYLRGYLAEEGYDDTSSRMSRFALLRLVLPDSWTLPALAVVLSAVVWWVVRRGSPERPWSGALVVTGTVFLLLTPGYSWYALLLVALVGMDGRWEWLGVALAGAATYLLSPVIGDGYTVGTTAYAGAAGAVLLGWAVRRHRAGSERPTGRGNGSGNRRDGRPWPVRHDE; from the coding sequence GTGACCGGTACGCGAACCGCCCCCACCGCCCTCCTGGTCGCCGCGCTGACCGTCACCCTGGTCCTGGCCTTCCGCGACGGCGACTACCACCGCGATCCCGCGGGGCTGTTCGGCCGGTACGCGGTGTGCTGGCTGCTCTTCGCGGCCGCCGTCTGGTCACTGCGCCGGGTCCCTGTCCGGCGGACGGCCGCCGTGGTGCTCCTCGGCGGCATCGTGGTGACGGCCACCGGACTGACCGCACAACCGCGTACCAGCACCGACTCCTACCGGTACGCCTGGGACGGCCGGGTACAGGCCGCCGGGATCTCGCCCTACGACCACCCGCCGCGTGATCCGGCACTCGCACCGCTGCGCGACGACTGGCTCTTCCCCTCCGGCGCGGGATGCGCCGGGGCCGACAGGGTGCGCGTGCCCGCCCCCGCCGGGGAGATCCGCTGCACCCGGATCAACCGGCCCGCGGTGCTTACCATCTATCCGCCCGTCGCCGAGGGCTACTTCCTCCTGGTCGACGTCCTGTCGCCGGACGGCTCCCGGCACAAGCCGTTCCAGCTCGGCGGGGCGTTGTTCTCCCTCGGCACTACGGTGGCGCTGCTCCTCGTACTGCGCGGGCGCGGTGAGGTCCGGTGGGCGGCGTACTGGGCCTGGTGCCCGGCGGTGCCGATCGAGGCGGTCAACAACGCCCATGTGGACGCGCTCGGCGCGCTGCTCACCGTCGTGGCCCTCGGTATCGTCACCTCGCACCGCTGCTGGGGCGGAGCGCTGCTGGGCCTGGCGGTCACGACAAAGCTGCTGCCCGTGCTGGCCGTGCCGGGCGCGCTCGGCGGAGTACGGCGTATCCGGACGGCGGCCGCGGTACTGCTGTCCGGCGCGGCCGTGACCGCCGCCGTCTACCTCCCGTACGCGCTGGTGTCCCACGGCTCGGTCCTCGGCTATCTGCGCGGGTACCTGGCTGAGGAGGGATACGACGACACGTCCTCCCGGATGAGCCGCTTCGCCCTGCTCCGCCTGGTCCTGCCGGACAGCTGGACCCTGCCCGCCCTCGCCGTCGTGCTGTCGGCCGTGGTGTGGTGGGTGGTGCGGCGAGGTTCCCCGGAACGGCCCTGGAGCGGCGCCCTGGTCGTCACCGGCACCGTGTTCCTGCTGCTGACGCCCGGATACTCCTGGTACGCGCTGCTGCTCGTCGCCCTGGTGGGCATGGACGGCCGCTGGGAGTGGCTGGGGGTCGCCCTGGCGGGGGCGGCGACCTACCTCCTGAGCCCGGTCATCGGTGACGGATACACGGTGGGCACCACCGCGTACGCCGGCGCGGCGGGCGCGGTCCTCCTCGGCTGGGCCGTGCGCCGCCACCGCGCCGGGAGCGAACGGCCGACAGGGAGGGGCAACGGCTCCGGGAACCGTCGTGACGGACGGCCCTGGCCCGTCCGTCACGACGAGTAG
- a CDS encoding TIGR04282 family arsenosugar biosynthesis glycosyltransferase, translating into MTTVLVLAKEPVPGRVKTRLSPPYSLSQAAALAEAALSDSLAVVAQAPAGRRVLVLDGQPGRWLPDGIDVVAQCAGPLDARLAAAFAGCAGPAVLIGMDTPQLTPALLAPALRDDAWHTCDAWFGPAADGGFWALGLAVPEPALLSGVPMSRPDTGALQRQRLLDAGLRVRELATLRDVDTAEDALAVAAQAPHTRFAALLARMTPAGGEPG; encoded by the coding sequence GTGACCACCGTGCTGGTGCTCGCCAAGGAGCCCGTACCCGGTCGGGTGAAGACCAGGCTCAGCCCGCCGTACTCCCTCTCCCAGGCGGCCGCCCTCGCCGAAGCGGCCCTCTCGGACTCGCTGGCGGTCGTGGCCCAGGCCCCGGCCGGGCGGCGGGTGCTGGTGCTCGACGGACAGCCCGGCCGCTGGCTGCCCGACGGCATCGACGTGGTGGCCCAGTGCGCCGGACCGCTCGACGCCCGGCTGGCCGCCGCGTTCGCCGGCTGTGCGGGGCCCGCCGTCCTGATCGGTATGGACACCCCGCAGCTCACCCCCGCCCTGCTCGCCCCCGCGCTCAGGGACGACGCCTGGCACACCTGCGACGCCTGGTTCGGGCCTGCGGCGGACGGCGGATTCTGGGCGCTGGGGCTGGCCGTACCCGAGCCCGCGCTGCTGAGCGGCGTGCCGATGTCGCGGCCGGACACCGGCGCGTTGCAGCGCCAGCGGCTCCTCGACGCCGGACTGAGGGTGCGGGAGCTGGCGACACTGCGCGACGTCGACACCGCCGAGGACGCGCTGGCGGTGGCGGCACAAGCCCCGCACACACGTTTCGCCGCACTCCTGGCCCGGATGACACCCGCCGGAGGCGAACCGGGATGA
- a CDS encoding class I SAM-dependent methyltransferase, whose protein sequence is MTGARAGSWSDDLYGAALTTGRGRLFLRVTNGRLLRMDIDRWCARADACDLAVLRRCDGPVLDIGCGAGRLVEALSRRGQRVLGIDVCSAAVVSTLQRGGPARRVSVFDALPGEGLWGTALLLDGNIGIGGDPTALLGRTRQVVRPGGLLLVETADTDADARYRVRIDDGLGNRGALFPWAVVGRRALHGHAVARGWRVTECWTTSRGRHFSALTAQT, encoded by the coding sequence ATGACAGGCGCGCGGGCGGGCTCATGGAGCGACGACCTCTACGGTGCCGCGCTGACGACGGGCCGCGGCCGGCTGTTCCTGCGTGTGACGAACGGCCGGTTGCTGCGCATGGACATCGACCGGTGGTGCGCACGGGCCGACGCGTGCGATCTCGCCGTGCTGCGTCGCTGCGACGGGCCGGTGCTGGACATCGGCTGCGGGGCCGGACGCCTGGTCGAAGCCCTGTCCCGGCGAGGTCAACGGGTCCTGGGCATCGACGTCTGCTCCGCCGCCGTCGTCTCCACGCTCCAGCGCGGCGGACCGGCCCGCCGGGTGTCCGTCTTCGACGCCCTTCCCGGAGAAGGACTGTGGGGCACGGCCCTGCTCCTCGACGGGAACATCGGCATCGGCGGCGACCCGACCGCCCTCCTCGGCCGGACACGTCAGGTGGTCCGTCCGGGTGGCCTGCTGCTGGTCGAGACGGCCGATACGGACGCGGACGCCCGCTACCGCGTCCGTATCGACGACGGGCTGGGCAACCGGGGTGCGCTCTTCCCCTGGGCCGTCGTCGGACGTCGGGCGCTGCACGGTCATGCCGTCGCGCGGGGCTGGAGGGTGACGGAGTGCTGGACGACCTCACGCGGACGGCACTTCTCCGCGCTGACGGCCCAGACCTGA